A stretch of Henckelia pumila isolate YLH828 chromosome 4, ASM3356847v2, whole genome shotgun sequence DNA encodes these proteins:
- the LOC140860930 gene encoding uncharacterized protein, whose product MLVRRRTGRRRSANSYSMTDRINAQMIHLHRIIDAGDVQCVINLRMNHNAFARLCYLLTNVGGVVDSRYVRVEEKGVLKLHPLLLVKFSPIDENCSNETWKWFKGCLGALDGTHIAVHVPCQQRAKYRTRKGTIAVNVLGVCDINMNFIYVLTGWEGSAADARVLRDALTGDDSFKVPRGCYYLCDNGYANTEGFLTPFRRVRYHRDAWGNRAAGPQNYKELYNWRHSQALNVIERAFGLLKKRWAILRSPSFYPVKVQNRIILACTLLHNFIRSQMTEDPMEEFEEVVGSPINHLLEMYSNATSGSVNGSAKKPEKTRRSWSEREEEVLIHALKDVISKGWKSDNGFRSGYLSLLETTLQTEIRGCNLRAIPHINSKIHVWKKTYSTLVTILTRSGVGWNDAEHTIDATDETWEDIIKGDQSLRTMRHKQWIHFHDWCEIFGNDRAAGDERMNCDNALFDVFKLSDEPLTNESTPIDTPTAPVLEVSGDSISDTPTPSSKPTSTTTSKRNKRMKVNDVDESIVKAINNFAHITDKTMSALIKEMAAEEKISAAQDMVLEGVQGLTELNEEEQVRAAQLLFKSHDELALFKRLGEKGRICLVKRLLKGDE is encoded by the exons GACGCTGGAGATGTCCAATGTGTTATTAATCTGAGAATGAATCATAATGCATTTGCACGTTTGTGTTATCTACTGACTAATGTTGGAGGCGTAGTAGATTCTAGATATGTACGAGTGGAGGAAAAG GGTGTGCTGAAGTTACACCCACTACTTCTTGTGAAGTTTTCCCCAATTGACGAAAATTGTTCAAATGAGACCTGGAAATGGTTTAAG GGTTGTTTAGGTGCACTAGACGGGACACATATTGCCGTACATGTACCCTGCCAACAGAGAGCAAAATATAGAACAAGAAAAGGTACTATTGCGGTGAACGTATTGGGTGTATGTGACATAAACATGAACTTCATATATGTCTTGACTGGTTGGGAGGGATCCGCAGCAGATGCAAGGGTTCTAAGAGATGCACTCACTGGAGATGATAGTTTCAAAGTTCCAAGAG GTTGTTATTACCTATGCGATAATGGATATGCAAATACAGAAGGTTTTTTGACTCCTTTTCGAAGAGTTAGATATCATAGGGACGCATGGGGCAACCGTGCTGCTGGACCACAAAACTACAAGGAGCTTTATAATTGGAGACACTCACAAGCTCTTAATGTGATTGAAAGAGCATTTGGTTTATTGAAGAAGAGATGGGCGATTCTTCGAAGCCCTTCGTTTTATCCAGTTAAAGTGCAGAACCGAATAATTCTTGCATGTACTCTTCTACACAATTTCATCCGATCACAAATGACTGAGGATCCAatggaagaatttgaagaagtaGTTGGTAGCCCG ATCAATCATCTGTTAGAAATGTACAGCAACGCAACTTCTGGAAGTGTCAATGGAAGTGCGAAGAAACCTGAAAAAACGAGAAGAAGTTGGAGTGAACGTGAAGAAGAGGTTCTGATCCATGCTTTGAAAGACGTAATCAGTAAGGGTTGGAAAAGCGATAATGGATTCAGATCTGGTTATTTAAGTTTACTAGAGACTACACTGCAGACTGAAATTCGTGGCTGTAACTTACGTGCCATTCCTCATATCAATTCTAAAATACATGTGTGGAAAAAAACGTATAGCACTTTGGTGACTATTTTAACAAGGAGTGGGGTTGGATGGAATGATGCTGAGCATACCATAGATGCTACAGATGAGACGTGGGAAGACATCATTAAG GGAGATCAAAGTTTACGAACTATGAGACACAAACAGTGGATACATTTTCATGATTGGTGCGAAATATTTGGTAATGACCGTGCTGCTGGAGACGAACGCATGAATTGTGACAATGCACTGTTCGATGTTTTTAAACTTTCAGATGAACCTCTTACCAATGAGTCCACCCCAATTGACACTCCGACAGCCCCTGTGTTAGAAGTGTCAGGCGACTCAATTTCAGATACTCCGACTCCGTCGTCCAAACCAACTTCCACAACCACTTCGAAGAGGAACAAAAGGATGAAAGTGAATGACGTCGACGAGTCCATAGTCAAGGCAATCAACAACTTTGCGCATATCACAGACAAAACAATGTCAGCTTTGATTAAGGAAATGGCAGCCGAGGAGAAGATTTCGGCTGCACAAGATATGGTTTTAGAAGGTGTTCAAGGTCTAACTGAGTTGAATGAAGAAGAGCAAGTACGTGCAGCTCAGTTGTTGTTTAAAAGCCATGACGAATTGGCACTGTTCAAGCGTCTCGGTGAGAAAGGCAGGATATGCTTAGTGAAAAGGTTGTTAAAAGGTGACGAATAG